caaattattttctataaccAAAATAGATTAACTAATAGCCATCTTACTTAAACTGAAAACTCAACACCATGTACCTAACATGCAGTATTATTGGTTGTTGTGTGTTCTGTCTTGCGAGcagcaaaaattattttccaatcACTCAATTGCCTCTACATCCACAACAACAACTCGAGGTTGGCGAGTGGATATcgcttttttttctttatctattTGTTgcattacttttttttaatattcttttttttttcttgcagatattgcttttttcttctgcttctttctcttttgttttttttgtggatatcgctttttttttttctgtttcttttctcttcttttccgAATGTTGCTTTTCTCATTTGTTTCCTAGTTCTCTAAAGCTTGTCCCCTGTGCACCTTTACAAAtctgttgaaaaaataaaagagaagtcgaTGTAAGACAATCCTTGACAGGTGCAGAGACTTTATTATCAATGTAAACTGGACCAAATTTGTCTTAGTCTGAAAGCCTTGGTATCTTGCTAGTAATAGTTTCTATGACAAGAAGGGGAATGGAAACGAGAAGAGCTACTACCCACTCAAAAGTATATTTAGCCAACAAAGCAGCTAGAGAAATCAATTGGTAATTTAGTTCTCGAAAGATAAGTGCATGCGGACTGCCATTGTTTTTCATCAATCTACCTCCCATAATACTATACTATAGAATCTAGTGCTCCAAGCATGCGCATTTTAAGAAAGCTAATTACAACTAGGAGCATAAAACTTACTGATTCATCTCCAAGCTTCAAATCATACTGTTCACCTTGCACATGGACTTTTTGCTAGGGCCCTAGCATcgtcaatttaattaagatccAGCCAAATGTACAAGAATAAcacaataaacaaaatatgcaaaattaacCACTTACCAGCGTCTGATTCAAATGCATGTTTTAACACGATCGTCACGTCCTTTCTGATGAATAGTGGGTTGCTCTTGGATAGTGCACAAGTTAGATGATTTCCAAAGAGTTGGTGAATTCATAAGGATCTCGGCCAGCATTGACGACTACCTTAAAGAAGACGGGTGGAGGCatcaatattttcacatatatatggaGGCGAACACAAACTTCTTTCCGTAAGAGAAACAATAAATAACATGAATCTGCTCGCTTCAGCTTATGCAGTTAGCAGAACCTCCTCCAGTTTCATAACTGCTTCACCGAGCATATAGTCAAATTGTTATGACGAGAATATACTACCTTTGGGTTTGCCAAGAAGGAACTCAAAATGTGCTTATCAAgtgctttcttcttcttcttttcatcAAGTTCTAACTGATGCTTGTACAGAACCTCCATCAACCATGATCATGGTTAACTTGGTCATAAAAAAGGTGTTGCTAATAGTAACATTATAAAGCCATTTAAAAATGACTTCCCAGCTTTTGTCCAGAATTTCTTCACATCCCTTGGGAATATTGAGTCccaattttctaatttttattcctCTTCCTGATGAAATTTGTAACTGAGCATTAACAAACTCGCATAATGCTCCAATAATAGATACTAGCATCGGCCCAAAATTAAAAGCTAATCTGATGGTTTTTCTTTAAAGCAGTCAGTAACTATGCatatttagtataaataagaaaaaaaaatactgcaCCTTTACACTCTTCTCCTCTCTTGTAGCATGTAGCCTGATcctgttagaataggtgaccaaaaagccaattggatagGCCTTTATGTAATCTGTTCTGGCAATTTCggtgtaattgtaatattgtttataataaagtgagtattcattatctggcaattgtatttgttgtgctcactGAGTATATTTATAGGTTTAACATCACAAAAAAGCCACAAACCAAATTGTACAACCTATGTAGTTGTGCTGCATTGGATGGCggccatgaaaccaacttctgaaggtTTGGcttgaaatattccaagtcgaggaccccGAGAataggcatcgagagtcctattgagatttgcactaaaattgaatttattgcatgagtgtcgtgtttcatcgccACAAACGtcggatgtctatgcaatgtTAGTAGGTGATTGACAAGgttgtcatatggaagccttgaagGCTTGTTCCTTTTATGTTCTCCCATTCCgttcacttgagaattcaaactagaattcctctaagttgtccacactacaaaatgaaaagataaagTTCTTTTTAATTGCTAGATAGAATAAAAAACCAAGAATAAAAACAACTGCAAATacaacactattgtttagtgcttttggattattttgtgttataaTTTGGAtccaattcaaaatataaccaaaaggaatattttgagagaaaatggagagaaaaATTTGTGGATTTTGTGGTGGTTATCATGGATATATGTGTAGGTTTGTATATcacatataattgaattcaaaattcaatcaCTACTAAATTTGCCTCTAAGACAACCTATACAACCATATTCATATAaccactccatcatgttcatcatgatgaggagtttcaactccttcttaacttgctccaaccaccctcaaatggacttggacttcaaatatgcaccgagctcgatttaatcaaattaaatcaagcccaaccaaagttcattgattcatttaatccaataaaatatatttaagccctaattaattgatccatcaattaattaagccaaactcAATAacttaatctaattaatttaaaggtgttaagctcaaatattaattaatttaattaattaattcttgagtcatccatcaaatgaattgttaaataaatgatccaatcatttatatatattctccttgattaatttaatccaattaaattaattcatttcttcttgaattaattccaaattaaatccaccaatttcatagtgatttgtgtgtgactctttaggtttaccctcagctagacttgggcttgtgtccaacacaatgattaattaaatctaatttaattaatttattttcaattaaccattaatcagaAATTCCCGTCActatgggtggtcgtctagccacggtccatggcactagagactaggtgaggttggtgtgaacatttaggctcccgagtACCATACGGGTACCGTCCTTCCATCATCCGTCTCTAGATCtaagtctagggcatggaattgggagTCGGTTCCCTTTCTGGACTAGATACTATGCTCGATAAATCGAGATGTGTTTGCTCTATTGATTGACATAGGAAACCATTCTCTACTCAACCAATCGTTGGGGCCACAGACTCTAAGAGCACcaaccatctcaaagcgcataggagaatcgactgtcatatactgataggtgACGGATTCTATTTTGAAACCCATcatcctcactacatattctGATTGCATTGAACAGACTTGTAACGACCACTCCAAGATATGGTCATCTTTCGTTAAAttcaagatacaaccatcacatgcatgcaattttcatggttcctcaagtctaaggactaatcccgtactatcggagccaaGAAAATCTATCCTTTCATCCAACTCAAGCTCGGACTGGTTACATATGATCTTTAGGTCTTTCCCTGCACTCAAATTGtccttcattttttcatttatgtcaatcactttatttaatatgttgtcAAACACATTATTCACAATGTGTGTGACATCAAGATTGTGTCATATGATATGTGTGTCCCAATATTCGAGCTccaaaaaagatatttttcttcatccaCTTGCATTCGCTATCATAACTTGGTGGGAGTGTCAATGGTACTTCAACTATAGGATTGAACCCTGCAATCCAATTGCAGATGTGCTCTCCAGTTAGCCTTGGACAAGTTATGGAAGTTCTACATTTGGAATTCCTGCAACTTATTGAACAAGATATGCAGTTCACCTATCACTGGAAGTGTGAGCCTGTAAGGGTCTTTCAattgggatttgcagacgacctcCTTCTTTTCTGCAgagctgatatggactcaATCAGAGTCTTTAAGGTGGGACTTGATTGTTTTGCAAATTGGTTGGGCCTCTGgttgaatatataaaagagtCACTTAATTATCTCCCGCTCCGCTCAAGAATGGAAAGAACAGATGTTGGCGGCCTTGGACTTCCAAGAGGGGCATCTCCCGATAAGGTACTTGGGTCTTCCTTTAATCTCATCTAGATTGACTGTTTCTAACTTTCAAccacttttattaaaaattgatgcacgcaTTAATGGATGGGAAAGATTttcgttatcatatgctgggcgggtacaaatcatcaaatctgtactttcatctttgagtttatattgggcttctacttttattttacctaagaaagttatcaaggaaattgagaagagaatGAGAaatttcctatggaagggCACTACGACTAATGGCTACGTCAAGGTAGCATGGATTGATGTGTGCCGACCGGTGGACGAGTggggacttgggttcaagaACATCACAATCTTGAACCGGGCATTAATGAGTAAAAAACTTTGTGATGTTATTCGATGTGATCGGACCTCAATATGGGTGTAGTGGCTCTACCATGGTCGTTTACGTGATATATCGGTTTGGATGATTCGGGACCATGGAGTTTCGTGGGGGTGGAGGAAATTACTCTGTCTCCGTCCTTTTCTTCACTCTAGTGTGGATTATCAGATCGAAAACGGAGGGAGTTTCTAtgtttggcaggacccatggcatcacCTCGGACCACTTATTGAGCGATTTCCACGGGATCCGAGGCTACTTGGCATTGATGAATCGGCCAAACtcagttttattattttagatggagagtggcagtggccgcCCATCACGGATTtcgagtgtttggagatcacacatacTCCGCCGCAGATTTTTGGAGGAGTGGATCGGGTTGTCTGTAAATTTGACAAAGGACAACCAACAACAGAAGCCCTTTATCGATTATTAAACCCCCCAGggccgaaagtaggctggtcttcactactttcgggctcttTGAAAATACCTCATCACTCGTTCATCCTTTGGCTCGCAATTCTTGGCAAACTTCCCACcacagacaaaccatggtttTCTCATCTGGGAGAATGCATTTTATGTGACGAGGGAGCTACTAAAACCCACTCtcacttattcttccaatgcagatttagccgACAGTGCCGTACAGAAATACGCAGAAGGATTCGGTTTCATTGGCCCAACAGGGCTTGGGCAACGGACATTAAGAGGGCGACGAAAAAATGGAGAGGCAAGTACATTGTCAACATCTCTTACCGTACGTTACTCGCATCATGTGTCTATCACATTAGGACGGAGAGGATCCTAACGTGTGTTGAACATACCGAGCGGACACTGAGCACCATGGGTATCCTGATCATCGACGACGACAGGCAGAGGATCCTTAGtattaatcttattttgttagtTAGCACACGagcattatatagactatggcgcaTCCCTTGACCTGTCAACGGAGAAATTATTTGATGATCATCttgttgtattgtactatTATCTTTACTTAacgaaaattacatttacccggaaaaaattaaaaccgagcaaaacagctaaattttgaacgttctcagaattccacgaaacttgacccaaacgtagatctatacctatgcatttgtgtggtaaattggctaagcgtaataacaactacaagttagtatgaaggggaaacaaacttgctttaataaaactgtgcaaaatagctaaattttgaacgttctcagaattccacgtaACATGATCCAAACGcaggtctacacccatgcatttgtgtggtaaatttgctaagcgtaagcataactacaagttagtatgaaaggaaaacaaaattgctttaataaaaccatacaaaacagctaaattttgaacatactcagagttccacgaaacttgacccaaacgtaggttagacccatgcatttgtgtggtaaatttgctaagcgcaataataagtacaagatAGCAGGAAAGGGACACACACTTtcttaataaaaccgtgcaatacagctaaattttgaacgttcttagaatcccacgaaacttgacccaaacatagacctagacctatgcatttttgtggtaaatttgctaagcgtaataataactacaagttagtatgaaagaaaaacaaactagtttcaataaaatttagctgtttctcacggttttattaaagcaagtttgtttgcaTTTCATACTTTGATAAATTCCAATATAAACATTGTTTGCCAAGCAGCATTTGTCCCTAGGAGAAGTATTTGTGATAATATTATGCTAGCCCAGGAACTCTTCTCTGGATACAATCAGACACAACTACCACCCAAATGTGCGTTGAAAGTGGATATCCGAAAGGCGTATGACACAGTTGAATGGCTCTTTCTCATGGCAGTTCTGGAGTTATATGGATTCCCACCCACCTTCATCAGGTGGATCAAGAAATGTGTCACTACACCATccttttttttagataaaggTAACTTtcataaatgagaaaaatcgGTATAGCACAACAGTGCTCATATGCTATgctctccctcgacaggccaagggatacgccacaatctATAAAGTGCACTAGTACTAACAGAGTTAGACTGATTTATGCTAAGCATCCGTAGTCTGACGTCCTCAATGGTCAAGCTAGCTATAGTAACTGGAGTCCTAGCAGTGTGCTCGAATCGCCTCATGTTGcgctccctccaaatgtggtagaCGCATGATCCAAGTAACGTACGGTAAGCCACGTTAATAATGTGTTTGCCCCTCCACTTCCTAGAAGCCCATTCAATGTGTTTGCCCTTCCACTTCCTAGAAGCCCATTCAATGTGTTTTCCCTTCCACTTCCTAGAAGCCCAAAGAAACCGTATAGTACGTCTGACTGCAGTCGACCAACTTCGACTATACGGACAATGAAAGAACAAATGCGTGTGTGTCTCCAAATTGTCCTCATTGCAAAGGACGCAACCTCCTAAATGTGACAACCATTGCTTGTCCGTCGTAGCAAGCTTCTCCTGTATGGCGAGCCAGAGGATAAACATATGTCGAGGGATTTTAAGAGGTCCAGAAAGTAGCAAAGACCAACCTACTTTTTGACTAGGGGGATGAAATAATGGATAAAGGGCTTGCGTGGTGATAGCATTGCCCGAGAAACGCCACATAATCCGATCATTACCTCCGTGAATAATATGTAATGAGTGCAAGATCTCAAGACATTCGATGTCAGTGATAGGAGGCCATTGCCACTGACCCTAATGAATGACAACCCGCAACATGGTGGATTCCCGCAATCCCGTAACACTCGGTCCTCAGGGAAATCTCTCAATAAGAGGGCCTAGATGGTGCCAAGAATCCCTCCACAAATAAAAATCCCGCCCATCACCTATGCGGTAAATAACTTTCAAGCTCAGTGATAAATCCATCGAGCTGCTTCAGACTTCCCACAAGAACAGGCGTCACAAGCAGAGgaataagaagaagaacaatAGCTTCAGACTTAGTTTTATTTCCCTCTATTCACAAAGTCGTGTTTTTAAAGTAGCAACTTTATGTATCCGTTAAGTGAATTAACAACTCAGTGGTTGTTATTGTTAGTTAGACTTTTCTTGTATATAAAAGACCTTTCATCCTTCCTTATTGAGAATATACatagaatttttctttctgtaaAATTGCTGCACGACCAGTTCTCTGTTAtcagtttttcttcaaacagAGATCAATTCTTGATTGCTTTTTCAACATGGCACCAGAGCGGGTGTAACAAAATACTCTGCCTGCTTCTGCATTCTGTTTGTACCTATCGTAACACACCATactttcatttcttgaaacaAGAATCGACACAAGAAATGACAGACaaagaagcaaaagaagaaagaatctCCACTGATGTGGGacttcaagaaaatgataatcGTGGCATATCTCTGGTATCTCCACAATTGGACGGGAACAATTACTTATCTTGGGCAAGATCCATCAAGATAACCCTTGGagcaagaagaaaattgaGTTACATTGATGGCACACAAACAAAACCGATGGAAGACAAAGAAGACATTGAGCAATGGCAGAAAAATGATTACATGGTAGTCTCTTGGATATTGAATTCAATATCAAAAGAGATTGCAGAAGCATTTTTATACGCAGAATCAGCAAGGGACTTGTGGGTTGAACTCGAGATGCGGTTTGGTGAAAGCAATGGTCCACTTCTATATCAAATACAAAGGGAAATTGCATCAATCTCACAAAACAATTCTATTGTAGCTGGATACTTTACAAAACTCAAGAGACTGTGGGATGAATTGGGATCTTTAGACCCCCTACCTGTGTGCACTTGTGGAGCCAGCAAAAGAATGTCTGAAAGAAACACTTCCTACCAATTGATCCAATTCCTCATGGGCCTCAATGACATCTATGATCATATCAAGAACCAGATATTAATCATGGATCCTTTGCCTTCCGCTGCAAAAGCATACTCCATGGTGCACAgaattgaaaaacaaagacaAGTTAACTCTGAATTTACTGAAATAGAAAAGGAAGGAGTTATGGCAGTCCAGA
This region of Sesamum indicum cultivar Zhongzhi No. 13 linkage group LG4, S_indicum_v1.0, whole genome shotgun sequence genomic DNA includes:
- the LOC110011866 gene encoding uncharacterized protein LOC110011866; this encodes MTDKEAKEERISTDVGLQENDNRGISLVSPQLDGNNYLSWARSIKITLGARRKLSYIDGTQTKPMEDKEDIEQWQKNDYMVVSWILNSISKEIAEAFLYAESARDLWVELEMRFGESNGPLLYQIQREIASISQNNSIVAGYFTKLKRLWDELGSLDPLPVCTCGASKRMSERNTSYQLIQFLMGLNDIYDHIKNQILIMDPLPSAAKAYSMVHRIEKQRQVNSEFTEIEKEGVMAVQISETKTQGNLRTNFKKGPAGL